The proteins below are encoded in one region of Silene latifolia isolate original U9 population chromosome 2, ASM4854445v1, whole genome shotgun sequence:
- the LOC141641892 gene encoding uncharacterized protein LOC141641892, with the protein MSHIAKRDFDILDLSGQKFLLWKDDVIAHLGAKGLDHTVEVGNFGTYQEKQQAHIFIRHHMDEGLKNEYLRIRDPSELWARLEERFGHKQYVLLPKLRHEWENLRFQDFTSVNEYNSALFRIASQLEYCGHEVSDFTKIEKTFSTMGKRNIDFQRQIRQSKIEKSTDLIAILLVAEQNDNVLLKNDNLRPSGSIAIPEANFVARSGRGRWINKRGRGRGRGSGLSRGQNTFKKPHYGKRKAYPENIEKPRTTCNKCGLGGHWARTCRTPKHFVDLYQASIRQKNKRPEAHFITDAIPLTSNMPKSNMVETDMLESDMIETANYFRMMA; encoded by the coding sequence ATGTCTCACATTGCCAAAAGAGACTTCGATATTCTTGATTTATCTGGGCAGAAATTCCTGCTATGGAAAGACGATGTCATAGCCCATTTGGGAGCCAAGGGCCTCGATCATACTGTTGAGGTAGGTAATTTTGGTACCTACCAAGAAAAGCAACAGGCTCATATATTTATACGACATCATATGGATGAAGGGCTAAAAAATGAGTATTTGCGAATAAGAGACCCTTCTGAATTATGGGCTCGCCTTGAGGAAAGGTTTGGACATAAACAGTATGTCCTACTCCCTAAACTTCGCCATGAATGGGAAAACTTACGTTTCCAAGATTTTACTTCGGTAAACGAATATAATTCGGCCCTATTTCGCATTGCCTCACAATTGGAGTATTGTGGTCATGAAGTTAGCGACTTCACTAAAATCGAGAAAACATTCTCAACTATGGGCAAACGCAATATTGATTTTCAAAGACAAATAAGGCAAagcaaaattgaaaaatccaCTGACCTTATTGCAATACTTTTAGTCGCTGAACAAAATGACAATGTTTTGTTAAAAAACGATAATTTGAGGCCAAGTGGATCTATTGCAATACCTGAAGCAAATTTTGTTGCTAGAAGTGGGCGTGGACGCTGGATCAATAAGCGAGGACGCGGTAGAGGACGTGGTTCTGGCCTAAGTAGAGGTCAAAATACGTTTAAAAAACCACATTACGGAAAGCGGAAGGCTTATCCCGAAAATATTGAAAAACCTAGAACTACTTGTAATAAGTGTGGTCTAGGAGGACACTGGGCTCGCACGTGTCGCACGCCAAAACACTTTGTCGACCTCTACCAGGCATCCATCAGGCAAAAGAATAAAAGGCCTGAGGCACATTTTATTACTGATGCCATACCATTAACATCCAATATGCCTAAATCAAACATGGTTGAGACTGACATGCTTGAATCAGACATGATCGAAACGGCAAACTACTTTCGGATGATGGCGTAG